The following coding sequences lie in one Acidobacteriota bacterium genomic window:
- a CDS encoding serine hydrolase, whose protein sequence is MKRKALAHLVALFLLFLLLVAPAPAAAKTDSDLEARLAELVERMEQRREELHIPGMALVVVKGDEVILARGFGVTDMESNNPVTDETLFMIGSTTKAFTSMLVGMMVDADKMAWDSPIADYIPYFDPTVDSEDEDARVTVRDALSHRSGFSRMGMLLTAQDVDPTDVLKVANGAEAFDGYHQAFHYNNIMFLAAGTASAKVANSDWHRLVRKRIFKPLGMTSSSTESAKIRGDLVPGYAWQEDLGELDRQPVLPIDVAAPAGAIVSNATDMGKWLRFLNGKGTYRGKQLVDDATIAEMWTSNIEIAENFGYGMGWFVREWNGHKMLEHGGNINGFSAEVGLLPDDDIGFALMTNLTATALQQESLEIVFESLLGEGESTTTDPEADTHETDEAAESLTAFLGDYVAEFGAFKDATFAVSEQDGVLFVNVPGQTNYEIRPVGDDGRRPFAVTDTVAVSFEANEDGSVDLMRMHQGGLDFELPRRGVVIEPEIDLDELAPFLGTYHSETFNGDVPVRIKNNRLAVDIPGQMAFELRLPDEDGRRRFRIREVISVSFEMDDDGRVASMTLYEGDDQSETMPRSGDPDGKPLPTVSELMAVRASDARVAAMKAMGGVMVTSRLQMVHAGLSGTSTTWGDGTRFRSESDFGRFGWVHIALTPEMGQMQTHVTPIDAIEGRRLSALIELESVAQNLDWREHFDSVKVLRWETRDDQSLLLVQLRNGDAPVIRALVDTETGDIVEYESSIPIPGANTEIPITVTLEDYREVEGVRIPFRSVAVNPESGSTVTEIDTIKTGQTLCDALFELGSEPDCAAM, encoded by the coding sequence ATGAAACGGAAAGCACTGGCCCATCTGGTTGCCCTTTTTCTGCTCTTTCTGCTGCTGGTAGCGCCGGCACCCGCAGCCGCCAAGACCGACTCGGACCTCGAGGCCCGTTTGGCGGAACTGGTCGAACGGATGGAGCAACGCAGGGAGGAGCTTCACATCCCCGGGATGGCCCTGGTGGTCGTCAAAGGCGACGAGGTCATACTCGCCCGTGGTTTCGGTGTCACGGATATGGAATCCAACAACCCGGTCACGGACGAGACGCTGTTCATGATCGGCTCCACGACCAAGGCCTTCACCTCGATGCTGGTCGGCATGATGGTCGATGCCGACAAGATGGCCTGGGACTCGCCGATCGCCGACTACATCCCGTATTTCGACCCGACGGTCGACAGCGAGGATGAGGATGCACGGGTGACGGTTCGCGACGCCCTCTCCCATCGCAGCGGATTCTCCAGGATGGGAATGCTGCTGACGGCGCAAGACGTCGATCCGACCGATGTGCTGAAGGTCGCGAACGGTGCGGAAGCCTTCGACGGATACCATCAGGCGTTCCATTACAACAACATCATGTTTCTGGCCGCAGGCACCGCCAGCGCCAAGGTCGCCAATTCGGACTGGCACCGTCTTGTCCGCAAGCGGATCTTCAAGCCGCTCGGGATGACAAGCAGCTCGACGGAATCCGCGAAGATCCGTGGCGACCTCGTCCCCGGTTATGCGTGGCAAGAAGACCTCGGCGAACTCGATCGCCAACCGGTTCTGCCGATCGATGTCGCCGCTCCGGCGGGTGCCATCGTGTCCAATGCGACGGATATGGGAAAGTGGCTTCGCTTCCTCAACGGCAAGGGAACCTATCGCGGCAAGCAATTGGTCGATGACGCGACGATCGCCGAAATGTGGACATCCAACATCGAAATCGCTGAGAACTTCGGTTATGGGATGGGCTGGTTCGTTCGTGAATGGAACGGCCACAAGATGCTGGAGCACGGCGGAAACATCAACGGCTTCTCAGCCGAAGTCGGGCTCCTGCCGGACGACGACATCGGCTTTGCGTTGATGACGAACTTGACGGCCACGGCTCTGCAACAGGAGTCGCTGGAAATTGTCTTCGAGTCTCTCCTGGGCGAGGGCGAATCGACGACCACCGACCCGGAGGCGGACACCCACGAGACCGATGAGGCCGCGGAGTCGCTGACCGCGTTTCTCGGAGACTACGTCGCCGAGTTCGGCGCCTTCAAGGACGCGACTTTTGCAGTCTCCGAGCAGGACGGCGTCCTCTTTGTCAACGTTCCCGGCCAGACCAACTACGAAATCAGGCCGGTGGGCGACGACGGGCGACGTCCCTTCGCTGTCACCGATACGGTTGCCGTCTCGTTCGAAGCGAATGAGGACGGCAGCGTGGATCTGATGCGCATGCATCAGGGTGGTCTCGATTTTGAACTCCCCCGTCGTGGAGTGGTCATCGAGCCCGAGATCGACCTGGATGAACTTGCACCCTTCCTTGGCACCTATCACTCCGAAACCTTCAACGGCGACGTGCCGGTCCGGATCAAGAACAACCGACTGGCGGTAGACATTCCAGGGCAGATGGCGTTCGAATTGCGACTGCCCGACGAGGACGGGCGACGGCGGTTCCGGATCCGGGAAGTGATCAGCGTTTCGTTCGAGATGGATGACGACGGACGAGTCGCGTCGATGACCTTGTACGAAGGAGACGACCAGTCTGAGACGATGCCACGCAGCGGCGATCCCGACGGGAAACCGCTTCCCACCGTGTCGGAACTGATGGCCGTGCGCGCCAGCGACGCACGAGTGGCAGCGATGAAGGCCATGGGCGGCGTGATGGTCACGAGCCGATTACAGATGGTTCATGCAGGCCTCAGCGGCACGTCGACGACCTGGGGTGACGGGACGCGCTTCCGTAGCGAATCGGATTTCGGTCGTTTCGGCTGGGTTCACATTGCCCTCACGCCTGAGATGGGCCAGATGCAGACCCACGTGACACCCATCGACGCGATCGAGGGACGCCGACTCTCCGCCTTGATCGAGTTGGAGAGCGTGGCGCAGAACCTGGACTGGAGAGAGCACTTTGATTCCGTCAAGGTGCTGCGCTGGGAGACCCGGGACGATCAGAGTCTCTTGCTGGTCCAGCTTCGTAACGGCGACGCACCCGTGATTCGCGCCCTGGTCGACACGGAGACCGGAGACATCGTGGAGTACGAGTCCTCGATACCGATTCCCGGCGCCAACACGGAGATTCCCATTACCGTCACCCTGGAAGACTACCGGGAGGTCGAAGGGGTCCGCATCCCGTTCCGCTCGGTTGCCGTCAATCCCGAATCGGGAAGCACCGTCACCGAGATCGACACGATCAAGACCGGTCAGACTCTGTGCGACGCCCTGTTCGAGCTGGGCAGCGAGCCCGACTGCGCCGCGATGTAA
- a CDS encoding DUF488 domain-containing protein codes for MTRETVFTIGHSTHSTTTFVGLLRQHEITAVGDVRSSPYSRFNPQFNRETLKRDLWASGIAYVFLGDELGARRSEPECYDADGRVLYDVAARTTLFRQGLQRLRLGLQQHRIALMCAERDPIQCHRTLLICRALRDGPEEILHIRADGSAEPHAELEQRLLKRMKLPPTDLFADKDAMILRAYDSRVQKRSS; via the coding sequence ATGACGCGAGAGACGGTCTTTACAATCGGTCATTCGACTCATTCCACGACGACGTTCGTTGGCCTCCTCCGTCAGCACGAGATTACCGCCGTCGGCGATGTTCGGTCGTCTCCCTATAGTCGTTTCAATCCCCAGTTCAATCGCGAGACGCTCAAGCGAGATCTCTGGGCATCCGGAATCGCGTATGTGTTTCTTGGCGACGAACTGGGCGCGCGACGGAGTGAACCCGAGTGTTACGACGCCGATGGACGGGTCCTCTACGACGTTGCCGCACGCACGACCCTGTTTCGGCAGGGTCTACAACGACTTCGTCTTGGCCTGCAGCAGCACCGCATCGCACTGATGTGCGCGGAGCGAGACCCCATCCAGTGCCATCGAACTCTGCTGATCTGTCGCGCACTGCGCGATGGCCCCGAGGAGATCCTCCACATCCGCGCCGACGGGAGTGCCGAACCCCATGCGGAGTTGGAACAGCGATTACTGAAACGAATGAAGCTCCCGCCGACGGACCTGTTTGCGGACAAAGACGCAATGATTCTCCGCGCGTACGACAGTCGCGTCCAGAAACGATCCTCGTAG
- a CDS encoding M3 family metallopeptidase produces the protein MSDDGRTGSDMNILLAEFAGPYDGVPAFDRMDLNDVRSALTTAIDAHLEELDAVAANSEPANFENTIVAMERAGETIGTVFTYWGIWSANRSSPEFREIQREMNPRLSEYQSKIIQNDALFRRIKNVYESDEMDSLSPSQRRLVWLTYDGFASNGATLDGTARERYAEINKRLSDLQTQFSNNVLADEENYVLYLNADQLGGLSKSFTDAAAAAATERDQDGAYAITNTRSSMEPFLTTSSDRALREKVWRTYFSRGDNGDEFDNNAIISEILRLRHERVQLLGYETYAHWRLQNRMAREPQRALDLMEAVWPAALGRVQEEVADMQAIADADGAGITIEPWDYRYYAERVRQAKYDLDFDEVKQYLQMDRLVSAMHYVAGELFDFEFTPVPSDTVPVFHEDMSVYEVTRRSSGERVGLWYLDPYARQGKRSGAWATSYRRHESFDGERTVLSANNSNFIKGAPGQTVLISWTDATTLFHEFGHALHSLSSQVAYPTLNGGLRDYTEFQSQLLERWLLTDRVIESYLTHHETGEPMPAELVAKIRKAATFNQGFSTVEYLASALMDMRYHMTDPAGIEPDRFERETLKTLDMPKEIVMRHRSPHFGHIFSSEGYSAGYYSYLWADVLTSDAAEAFVEAGDGFYDADLAAKLVEHLFAIQNAVDPADAYREFRGRDAGIGALMRDRGFPVPARH, from the coding sequence ATGTCCGACGACGGACGAACGGGTAGCGATATGAACATCCTGCTCGCGGAATTCGCTGGGCCCTACGACGGTGTGCCCGCGTTCGACCGCATGGACCTGAACGACGTCCGTTCGGCTCTCACCACCGCGATCGACGCACATCTCGAGGAACTGGATGCCGTCGCGGCAAACAGTGAACCTGCGAATTTCGAAAACACGATCGTCGCGATGGAGCGCGCCGGCGAAACGATCGGGACCGTTTTTACCTACTGGGGGATCTGGAGCGCCAATCGATCGTCACCCGAGTTTCGCGAAATCCAGCGCGAGATGAATCCACGGTTGTCCGAGTACCAGTCGAAGATCATCCAGAACGATGCCCTCTTCCGACGGATCAAGAACGTCTACGAGAGTGACGAGATGGACTCCCTGAGTCCGAGCCAACGCCGGCTTGTCTGGCTTACGTACGACGGGTTTGCCAGCAACGGCGCGACCCTGGACGGGACGGCCCGGGAGCGCTACGCAGAGATCAACAAGCGGCTCTCGGATCTCCAGACACAATTCTCTAATAACGTTCTGGCAGACGAAGAGAACTATGTTCTCTATCTCAACGCAGACCAACTCGGAGGCTTGTCAAAGTCGTTCACCGACGCGGCCGCAGCCGCAGCAACCGAGCGAGATCAGGACGGGGCATACGCCATCACCAACACGCGTTCGTCGATGGAGCCGTTTCTGACCACGTCGTCGGATAGAGCGCTCCGCGAGAAAGTCTGGCGAACGTATTTCTCTCGTGGTGACAACGGCGACGAGTTCGACAACAACGCGATCATCTCCGAAATTCTCCGTCTACGTCACGAACGGGTGCAACTCCTTGGATACGAGACGTACGCCCACTGGCGTCTGCAGAATCGAATGGCTCGTGAGCCGCAGCGGGCCCTTGACCTGATGGAGGCTGTCTGGCCGGCGGCCCTTGGCCGGGTTCAGGAAGAGGTTGCCGATATGCAGGCGATCGCGGACGCGGATGGAGCGGGCATCACCATCGAGCCGTGGGATTATCGCTATTACGCTGAGCGTGTCCGTCAGGCCAAGTACGATCTCGACTTCGACGAGGTAAAACAATACTTGCAGATGGATCGACTCGTTTCCGCGATGCACTACGTGGCGGGCGAGCTGTTCGATTTCGAATTTACACCCGTTCCCAGCGATACCGTGCCCGTCTTTCACGAGGATATGAGCGTCTACGAGGTGACCCGCCGGTCTTCCGGGGAAAGGGTGGGGCTCTGGTATCTGGATCCGTACGCCCGTCAGGGAAAACGATCCGGCGCCTGGGCGACCAGTTACCGGCGGCACGAGAGCTTCGATGGAGAGCGGACGGTTCTCAGCGCCAATAACTCCAACTTCATCAAGGGTGCGCCAGGGCAGACCGTGTTGATCTCCTGGACCGATGCCACCACTCTATTCCACGAGTTTGGCCATGCGTTGCATTCCTTATCGTCGCAGGTCGCTTATCCGACACTCAACGGCGGACTGCGGGACTACACGGAGTTTCAATCCCAACTCCTGGAGCGTTGGCTCCTGACTGATCGCGTGATCGAGTCGTATCTTACGCACCACGAAACCGGGGAGCCGATGCCGGCGGAACTCGTTGCGAAGATTCGCAAAGCGGCGACATTCAATCAAGGATTCTCAACCGTCGAGTACCTTGCCTCGGCCCTCATGGACATGCGTTACCACATGACCGATCCGGCGGGGATCGAGCCGGATCGATTCGAGCGTGAGACCCTGAAGACCCTCGACATGCCGAAAGAGATCGTCATGCGGCATCGGAGCCCGCACTTTGGTCATATCTTCAGTAGCGAGGGATACTCCGCCGGGTACTACAGCTATCTCTGGGCCGATGTCTTGACCTCCGACGCGGCGGAGGCGTTCGTGGAAGCCGGCGACGGTTTTTACGACGCCGACCTCGCGGCAAAGCTCGTCGAGCACCTGTTCGCGATCCAGAACGCCGTCGACCCTGCGGACGCCTATCGCGAATTCCGCGGTCGAGATGCCGGCATCGGTGCCTTGATGAGGGACCGCGGTTTCCCGGTGCCCGCCCGCCATTAG